A region of Moorena producens PAL-8-15-08-1 DNA encodes the following proteins:
- the rph gene encoding ribonuclease PH yields MSWQRPDHRQPDQLRPILFEREFTRYALGSVLAHCGETKVLCTVTVQEEVPRFLKDTGSGWLTAEYRMLPGATPERQRRELLKLSGRTQEIQRLIGRSLRAAVDLKALGERTITVDADVLQADAGTRTTSITGGYVALADAVDKLLKTGVLERSPLIHQVAAVSVGLLEGEPFLDLNYLEDVAAEVDFNVVMNDQMGIIEVQGTAESGAYTRHQLNQLMDLGEKGIKELLQAQHYQK; encoded by the coding sequence ATGTCTTGGCAGCGTCCTGATCACCGACAACCGGATCAACTACGTCCGATTTTGTTTGAGCGAGAATTTACCCGCTATGCTCTTGGTTCCGTCCTAGCTCACTGTGGTGAGACCAAAGTACTTTGTACCGTGACGGTTCAGGAGGAAGTCCCCCGATTTCTCAAGGATACTGGCAGCGGCTGGCTAACCGCTGAGTATAGGATGTTACCAGGAGCAACACCGGAACGCCAAAGACGGGAACTTCTCAAGCTTTCGGGTAGAACTCAGGAAATTCAGCGGCTAATCGGACGTAGTTTACGGGCTGCTGTTGATCTCAAAGCCTTGGGCGAGAGAACCATTACGGTAGATGCGGATGTTCTACAGGCGGATGCAGGTACCCGTACTACTTCCATTACTGGGGGATATGTTGCTCTTGCGGATGCTGTGGATAAACTGCTTAAAACGGGAGTACTAGAGCGATCGCCTTTAATTCACCAAGTTGCTGCTGTCTCGGTTGGTTTATTGGAAGGTGAGCCGTTTTTAGACCTCAACTATCTCGAAGATGTGGCGGCTGAGGTGGATTTTAATGTAGTGATGAACGATCAAATGGGTATTATTGAGGTTCAGGGAACAGCCGAGTCAGGGGCTTATACTCGCCATCAACTCAATCAGTTGATGGATCTAGGAGAAAAAGGTATTAAGGAGTTGTTACAGGCACAGCATTACCAGAAATAA